In a genomic window of Mycolicibacterium neoaurum VKM Ac-1815D:
- the rpsG gene encoding 30S ribosomal protein S7, translating to MPRKGPAPKRPLVNDPVYGSQLVTQLVNKVLLDGKKSLAERIVYGALEQARDKTGTDPVVTLKRALDNVKPALEVRSRRVGGATYQVPVEVRPDRSTTLALRWLVSFSKARREKTMVERLANEILDASNGLGAAVKRREDTHKMAEANRAFAHYRW from the coding sequence GCCGAAGCGTCCGTTGGTCAACGACCCCGTCTACGGGTCGCAGCTGGTCACCCAGCTGGTCAACAAGGTGCTGCTGGACGGCAAGAAGTCGCTCGCCGAGCGCATCGTCTACGGCGCTCTCGAGCAGGCTCGGGACAAGACCGGCACCGATCCCGTCGTCACCCTCAAGCGCGCGCTCGACAACGTCAAGCCCGCCCTCGAGGTGCGCAGCCGCCGTGTCGGTGGCGCCACCTACCAGGTGCCCGTCGAGGTTCGCCCGGACCGCTCCACCACGCTGGCGCTGCGCTGGCTGGTGAGCTTCTCCAAGGCTCGTCGCGAGAAGACCATGGTCGAGCGCCTCGCCAACGAGATCCTGGACGCGAGCAACGGCCTCGGCGCCGCGGTCAAGCGTCGCGAGGACACGCACAAGATGGCCGAAGCAAACCGGGCCTTCGCGCACTACCGCTGGTGA